Proteins encoded in a region of the Esox lucius isolate fEsoLuc1 chromosome 9, fEsoLuc1.pri, whole genome shotgun sequence genome:
- the rcor3 gene encoding REST corepressor 3 gives MPGMMDKGSEYLGKGRSNGTKSPSNASNGHFSDESGSDDEHDVGMRVGCDYQANIPEFDPGSTKYSDKDSGGMLVWSPYHTIVDPKLDEYIAIAKEKHGYNVEQALGMLFWHKHNIEKSLADLPNFTPFPDEWTVEDKVLFEQAFSFHGKSFHRIQQMLPDKSISSLVKYYYSWKKTRSRTSLMDRQARKLANRNSQDESDEEMEEANPIEANDSDYDPTKETKKESQTEPQPLSSSKIGLGRREHQTLMHRHHSQRSKCRPPKGMYLTQEDVVAVSCSSSAANTVLRQLDMELVGLKRQVQNAKQLNSGLKHRMEAGIDDFRLPECNQKVNARWTTDEQLLAVQGVRKYGKDFQAIADVIGNKTVGQVKNFFVNYRRRFNLEEVLQEWEAEQGTGAPNGDTATSGEEGKNSSNTPSGKSTDEEEEEVTPSLGPSPTAPSSATSQTLVTSSATSLNQPPPLLRPSLPATPALHRQPPPLQQQARFLQPRPALNQPPPLIRPSNPMPPRLNPRPPAPTSAPTAPTSTTTGGPGFSISQPPPTLVGIPSEKPSSSLLH, from the exons ATGCCTGGAATGATGGACAAAGGGTCAGAGTATCTAGGAAAGGGTCGATCAAACGGAACAAAAAGCCCTTCGAATGCATCGAATGGACATTTTTCAGATGAGAGTGGCAGTGACGACGAGCACG ATGTCGGAATGCGGGTGGGATGTGATTATCAGGCCAATATACCAGAATTTGATCCTG gtTCTACAAAGTACAGTGACAAAGATAGTGGGGGAATGTTAGTGTGGTCTCCATATCACACCATTGTCGACCCAAAAT TGGATGAATATATTGCCATTGCAAAAGAGAAGCATGGATATAATGTTGAGCAG GCACTGGGCATGCTGTTCTGGCACAAGCACAACATTGAGAAGTCCCTGGCGGACTTGCCCAACTTCACCCCCTTTCCCGACGAGTGGACGGTGGAGGACAAGGTGCTGTTTGAACAAGCCTTCAGCTTCCATGGGAAAAGCTTCCACAGGATTCAACAAATG TTACCAGACAAATCTATATCCAGCCTTGTAAAGTATTACTACTCTTGGAAGAAGACTCGTTCCAGAACCAGCCTTATGGACCGCCAGGCCAGGAAGCTAGCAAACCGAAATTCCCAAGATGAAAG TGATGAAGAAATGGAGGAGGCCAACCCCATCGAAGCAAATGATAGCGATTATGACCCCACCAAGGAGACAAAAAAAGAG AGCCAAACAGAGCCCCAGCCCCTTAGCTCATCGAAGATTGGGCTGGGCAGACGGGAGCACCAGACACTCATGCACCGACATCACTCACAACGTTCCAAGTGCCGGCCACCCAAAGGCATGTACTTGACCCAGGAGGATGTAGTGGCTGTGTCGTGCAGCTCCAGCGCTGCCAATACCGTCCTTCGGCAGCTGGACATGGAGCTGGTGGGCCTCAAAAGACAG GTTCAAAATGCAAAGCAACTGAACAGTGGTCTAAAACATCGTATGGAAGCTGGAATTGATGACTTCAGGTTGCCAGAG TGTAACCAAAAAGTAAATGCCCGCTGGACAACAGATGAACAGCTTCTGGCAGTTCAAG GTGTCCGGAAGTACGGGAAAGACTTCCAAGCCATTGCAGATGTTATCGGTAATAAGACAGTGGGGCAGGTAAAGAACTTCTTTGTGAACTACCGTCGCCGGTTTAACCTGGAGGAGGTTCTGCAGGAGTGGGAGGCGGAGCAGGGAACTGGTGCGCCCAACGGTGACACTGCCACTTCTGGCGAGGAGGGCAAGAACAGCTCCAACACCCCTTCCGGGAAGAGTACggatgaagaagaggaagag GTGACTCCCTCGTTGGGCCCTTCTCCCACGGCCCCTTCCTCTGCAACTTCCCAGACCCTGGTGACGTCCTCTGCAACTTCACTTAACCAGCCACCCCCCCTCCTACGGCCCTCCCTGCCGGCCACACCGGCCCTCCACAGGCAGCCACCCCCTCTCCAGCAGCAAGCCCGCTTCCTTCAGCCCCGGCCGGCCCTGAACCAGCCTCCTCCGCTCATCCGGCCCTCAAACCCCATGCCCCCACGTCTCAATCCTCGACCGCCTGCCCCCACCTCAGCACCCACTGctcccacctccaccaccacaggGGGCCCAGGCTTCAGCATCAGCCAGCCGCCGCCCACCTTGGTAGGAATCCCCTCGGAGAAGCCGTCCTCCTCATTGCTGCACTGA